One window of Camelina sativa cultivar DH55 chromosome 4, Cs, whole genome shotgun sequence genomic DNA carries:
- the LOC104781301 gene encoding uncharacterized protein LOC104781301: MTTSVCPFSKAARPDDASSTRKQGETAASGCPFSSKAARPDDASARKQGETAASGCPFSKSARSDDASARKKGEIASKGCPEEEGKLNKDSTDSATVPAKCPFGYDSQTFKLGPFSCMLCQALLYDSSRCVPCTHVFCKVCLSRFKDCPLCGADIESIQADENLQKMVDQFIEGHARIKRTVVNGTEKEEVENDNKKVIYADVSMERGSFLVQQAMRAFSAQNYESAKSRLAMCTEDIRDQLGREGNTPELCSQLGAVLGMLGDCSRAMGDSSSAVNHFEESIEFLMKLPMNDLEITHTLSVSLNKIGDLKYYDQDLQAARSYYYRALNVRRDAMKHHPHAPSQILDVAVSLAKVADIDRSLQNEDAATDGFKEGMKLLESLKLDSDDSALEQRRLSVLEFLKKQVEKPEESVETAL, from the exons ATGACGACTTCTGTGTGTCCGTTCTCGAAAGCTGCTCGTCCTGACGATGCTTCTTCCACTCGAAAACAAGGCGAAACAGCTGCTTCTGGTTGCCCTTTTTCTTCTAAAGCTGCTCGTCCCGACGATGCTTCTGCTCGTAAACAGGGTGAAACAGCTGCTTCTGGTTGCCCTTTTTCTAAAAGTGCTCGTTCTGACGATGCTTCTGCACGAAAGAAAGGAGAAATCGCGAGTAAAGGATGTCCTGAAGAGGAAGGAAAATTGAATAAGGACTCTACTGACTCTGCAACTGTGCCTGCCAAGTGCCCTTTTGGTTATGACTCCCAAACATTCAAGCTTGGCCCTTTTAGCTGTATGCTTTGTCAAGCACTTCTGTATGATAGCAGTAGATGTGTGCCTTGCACACATGTGTTTTGCAA AGTGTGCTTATCACGGTTTAAGGACTGCCCTCTATGCGGTGCTGACATTGAAAGTATTCAAGCTGATGAAAACCTTCAAAAGATGGTTGATCAATTTATTGAAGGCCATGCTAGAATCAAGAGAACTGTTGTCAATGgcacagaaaaagaagaggtcgaaaatgataacaaaaaagtGATTTACGCTGATGTTTCCATGGAAAGAGGTTCTTTCTTGGTGCAACAAGCTATGAGG GCATTTAGTGCCCAGAATTATGAAAGTGCTAAATCAAGGTTGGCAATGTGTACCGAAGACATTCGGGATCAACTTGGGAGGGAGGGCAATACACCAGAGTTGTGCTCACAGCTTGGTGCAGTTCTTGGTATGCTTGGCGACTGCAG cCGAGCAATGGGAGACTCAAGCTCTGCAGTCAATCATTTCGAAGAGAGTATCGAATTCCTTATGAAACTGCCAATGAATGATTTGGAG ATTACACATACGCTCTCTGTCTCACTCAATAAAATAGGAGATCTTAAATACTATGACCAAGACCTACAAGCTGCAAGGTCATATTACTATCGTGCTTTAAATGTTAGACGTGATGCAATGAAGCATCACCCACATGCTCCTTCACAA attctggatGTGGCAGTTTCATTAGCCAAAGTTGCGGATATAGACAGGAGTCTACAAAATGAAGATGCAGCTACAGATGGTTTCAAAGAAGGCATGAAACTGCTGGAATCTTTAAAACTGGACTCTGATGATTCTGCTCTTGAGCAACGA CGCCTCTCTGTGCTAGAGTTCCTTAAGAAGCAAGTAGAAAAGCCTGAAGAGTCCGTAGAAACTGCACTCTAA
- the LOC109132528 gene encoding uncharacterized protein At3g60930, chloroplastic-like: protein MSPMKSSSGKAAKPLISGVYGPHQPSILSAENIAEIRGSTGIPPEIEIKFPEAHESPESPPPGYFCAFEIFFSACGLSFPLPELIVKMMFELGFALPQMCPNFVRTVMCLQTLGEEFDYKLSLADFLQVYTVKTGRTKGTLYVSPLSGLKVFDDLPEKDQKWQKSYFFFPVNELTFGHLANHFERGLLCPTFVEFFSRFCSQGQIAWDSFSCERIRESTARLREERACRLVEKEAKLNMAAALAEGKARLPKKSGPSTPEVDGTSAPPAGPSEPLTGASGPLPSSPEPAIIVVADSSDEPREVITPSVEVSSQRADSSKKRKEPETSSTFREKSRTRTGSSEDERSKSSSKDKGPSSERRSREVPSTKESGDSSGQAAFKGASSLPPS from the exons ATGTCTCCTATGAAATCTTCATCGGGTAAAGCCGCGAAACCTTTGATTTCGGGCGTTTACGGCCCTCACCAGCCATCAATTCTCTCGGCGGAGAATATAGCCGAGATTAGAGGGTCCACTGGGATTCCGCCGGAGATCGAGATTAAGTTCCCGGAGGCTCACGAGTCCCCGGAGAGTCCTCCCCCAGGGTATTTCTGCGCGTTTGAGATATTCTTCTCTGCGTGCGGTCTGTCGTTTCCCCTCCCCGAACTCATCGTAAAGATGATGTTCGAACTGGGCTTCGCTCTCCCCCAGATGTGCCCGAACTTCGTCCGAACCGTCATGTGTCTTCAAACTCTGGGGGAAGAGTTTGACTACAAACTATCCCTGGCCGACTTTCTTCAAGTGTACACGGTGAAGACAGGTCGCACCAAGGGCACGCTCTACGTAAGTCCGCTTTCCGGACTGAAGGTCTTCGACGACCTTCCTGAGAAGGATCAGAAGTGGCAGAAGTCTTACTTTTTCTTCCCGGTCAACGAGCTCACTTTTGGCCACCTCGCAA ATCACTTCGAGCGCGGATTGCTTTGCCCTACTTTCGTAGAGTTTTTCTCGCGGTTCTGCAGCCAGGGTCAGATCGCCTGGGACTCATTTTCCTGTGAAAGGATTAGAGAATCCACAGCGCGACTCAGGGAGGAAAGGGCCTGCCGACTCGTTGAGAAGGAGGCGAAGTTGAACATGGCGGCAGCGCTTGCCGAGGGCAAAGCTCGCCTCCCTAAGAAGTCTGGTCCCTCTACCCCTGAGGTAGACGGGACTTCGGCACCCCCTGCTGGCCCTTCCGAGCCTCTTACGGGGGCTTCCGGGCCCCTGCCCAGTTCGCCCGAGCCTGCCATAATTGTCGTAGCGGACTCCAGTGACGAGCCGCGAGAGGTTATAACTCCCTCCGTCGAGGTCAGCTCCCAGCGGGCGGACTCGTCCAAAAAGAGGAAGGAACCTGAGACTTCCTCGACTTTTCGTGAGAAGAGCCGAACTCGGACTGGTTCGTCAGAAGACGAGCGAAGTAAGTCCAGCTCGAAAGATAAGGGTCCTTCCTCGGAGAGGAGGTCTAGGGAAGTCCCTTCTACAAAGGAATCCGGGGATTCCTCTGGACAAGCTGCCTTCAAAGGAGCGTCGTCCCTCCCCCCGAGTTAA